One genomic segment of Actinoplanes ianthinogenes includes these proteins:
- a CDS encoding RICIN domain-containing protein, giving the protein MNVRQKIFAGLAAFAAAAAVILGSPGTASANPVTPNAVTFNQIRNLHSGKCVEVDRRGGVVQQFTCNGTVVQLWRKVALDNSGYFELVVAFSGQCMTVDNASQADGAGVHQQGCTGTFNQQWTTMPSGVPGWPFLVARHSGKALIIKSESLLDRASLVQDTIGDDGPDSLHAGDWQFQ; this is encoded by the coding sequence ATGAACGTCAGGCAGAAGATCTTCGCGGGACTGGCCGCGTTCGCGGCCGCAGCCGCCGTGATCCTGGGCAGTCCCGGAACGGCGAGCGCGAACCCGGTCACCCCGAACGCGGTCACGTTCAACCAGATCCGCAACCTGCACAGCGGCAAATGCGTCGAAGTCGACCGCAGGGGCGGCGTCGTACAGCAGTTCACCTGCAACGGCACGGTGGTCCAGCTCTGGCGGAAGGTGGCGCTGGACAACAGTGGCTACTTCGAGCTGGTCGTCGCCTTCAGCGGCCAGTGCATGACCGTGGACAACGCCAGCCAGGCCGATGGTGCCGGGGTGCACCAGCAGGGTTGCACGGGCACCTTCAACCAGCAGTGGACCACGATGCCGAGCGGCGTCCCCGGCTGGCCGTTCCTGGTGGCCCGGCACAGCGGCAAGGCGCTGATCATCAAGTCGGAGAGTCTGCTCGATCGGGCGTCGCTGGTCCAGGACACCATCGGTGACGACGGACCCGACTCGCTTCACGCCGGGGACTGGCAGTTCCAGTAG
- a CDS encoding LURP-one-related/scramblase family protein produces MADNRTMYVIRERLFAIGDDFDVLDENGTKVFHVDGKVLSLRNRVVIEDLTGAEVASVHRHLVAMRPTYEVRIGGEKAAEVRKKMFTPFRDKFVIDVPGPDDLEMKGNLLDHEYVIEQGGTEVASVSKRWLTLHDTYAVQITAGIDPLLIIGSVLALDLAMNRGVGD; encoded by the coding sequence ATGGCGGACAATCGAACCATGTATGTGATCAGGGAACGATTGTTCGCCATCGGTGACGACTTCGACGTGCTCGACGAGAACGGCACGAAGGTCTTCCACGTGGACGGCAAGGTGCTCAGCCTGCGGAACCGGGTGGTGATCGAGGACCTGACCGGCGCCGAGGTGGCCAGCGTGCACCGGCATCTGGTCGCGATGCGCCCGACCTACGAGGTCCGGATCGGCGGGGAGAAGGCCGCCGAGGTGCGCAAGAAGATGTTCACCCCGTTCCGGGACAAGTTCGTCATCGACGTGCCCGGCCCGGACGACCTGGAGATGAAGGGCAACCTGCTGGATCACGAGTACGTGATCGAGCAGGGTGGCACCGAGGTCGCCTCGGTCTCCAAGCGCTGGCTCACCCTCCACGACACCTACGCCGTCCAGATCACCGCCGGCATCGACCCGCTGCTGATCATCGGCAGCGTCCTGGCGCTGGACCTGGCCATGAACCGCGGGGTCGGCGACTGA
- a CDS encoding xylulokinase → MTNLREAIDQGRTALGIELGSTRIKAVLIGPDHEAIATGSHDWENQFVDRVWTYSLEAVWAGLQDCFAKLAADVRAKHGTELRTTGALGVSAMMHGYLAFDADGELLTPFRTWRNTNTGDASEALSDLFGHNIPHRWSIAHLYQAILNGEEHIGRLAHVTTLAGYVHWKLTGRQVLGVGDASGMFPIDVATGTYDAGMLAQFDELVAGRGVPALAGLLPAVLPAGETAGTLTEAGAALLDPTGVLLAGLPLCPPEGDAGTGMVATNSVARRTGNVSAGTSIFAMIVLDGPLSRMHPEVDLVTTPAGDLVAMVHCNNGASELNSWAGLFAEFATALGVRADSNTIFETLFRSALAGAPDGGGLMAFNYLSGEPITRLHEGRPLFLREPGSTLDLATFMRTQLYSALATLRIGMDVLQKAESVRLDRMFAHGGLFKTQGVAQNLLAAAINTPVSVGDLAGEGGAWGIAILAAFLSGRKDGQSLDQFLNNDVFAGTQLDTAAPDPVDVAGFDAFMRRYIAALPVQQAAVEHS, encoded by the coding sequence ATGACGAACTTGCGTGAGGCGATCGACCAGGGGCGCACGGCCCTCGGGATCGAGCTGGGGTCGACCCGGATCAAGGCGGTGTTGATCGGTCCCGACCACGAGGCGATCGCGACGGGCAGCCACGACTGGGAGAATCAGTTCGTCGACCGGGTCTGGACCTATTCGCTGGAGGCGGTCTGGGCCGGGCTTCAGGACTGCTTTGCGAAGCTCGCGGCGGACGTCCGGGCGAAACACGGCACGGAGCTGCGGACCACCGGCGCGCTCGGGGTGTCCGCGATGATGCACGGTTACCTGGCCTTCGACGCCGACGGGGAGCTGCTCACCCCGTTCCGCACCTGGCGGAACACGAACACCGGCGACGCCTCCGAGGCGCTCAGCGACCTGTTCGGCCACAACATCCCGCACCGGTGGAGCATCGCCCACCTCTACCAGGCGATTCTCAACGGTGAAGAGCACATCGGGCGGCTCGCCCACGTCACCACCCTGGCCGGTTACGTGCACTGGAAGCTGACCGGCCGCCAGGTGCTCGGTGTCGGCGACGCCAGCGGCATGTTCCCGATCGACGTGGCGACCGGGACCTACGACGCCGGGATGCTCGCCCAGTTCGACGAGCTGGTCGCCGGGCGCGGCGTGCCGGCGCTGGCCGGGCTGCTGCCGGCGGTGCTGCCCGCCGGTGAGACGGCCGGCACGCTCACCGAGGCCGGCGCCGCGCTGCTCGACCCCACTGGCGTCCTCCTCGCCGGGCTGCCGCTCTGCCCGCCCGAGGGCGACGCCGGCACCGGCATGGTCGCCACCAACTCGGTGGCCCGCCGGACCGGCAACGTCAGCGCCGGGACCAGCATCTTCGCCATGATCGTGCTGGACGGGCCGCTGAGCCGGATGCACCCCGAGGTCGACCTGGTGACCACCCCGGCCGGTGACCTGGTCGCGATGGTGCACTGCAACAACGGGGCCAGCGAGCTGAACTCGTGGGCCGGGCTGTTCGCCGAGTTCGCCACGGCGCTCGGGGTGCGGGCGGACAGCAACACCATCTTCGAGACGCTGTTCCGCTCCGCGCTGGCCGGGGCGCCGGACGGCGGTGGCCTGATGGCGTTCAACTACCTGTCCGGCGAGCCGATCACCCGGCTGCACGAGGGCCGGCCGCTGTTCCTGCGCGAGCCGGGCAGCACGCTCGATCTGGCCACCTTCATGCGGACCCAGCTCTACTCGGCGCTGGCCACCCTGCGGATCGGCATGGACGTGCTGCAGAAGGCCGAGTCCGTGCGGCTGGACCGGATGTTCGCGCACGGCGGCCTGTTCAAGACCCAGGGCGTCGCGCAGAACCTGCTGGCCGCCGCGATCAACACCCCGGTCTCGGTCGGTGACCTGGCCGGCGAGGGCGGCGCGTGGGGCATCGCGATCCTGGCCGCGTTCCTGTCCGGCCGCAAGGACGGGCAGAGCCTGGATCAGTTCCTGAACAACGACGTGTTCGCCGGCACGCAGCTGGACACCGCCGCGCCGGACCCGGTGGACGTGGCGGGCTTCGACGCGTTCATGCGGCGCTACATCGCCGCGCTGCCGGTGCAGCAGGCGGCCGTCGAGCACAGCTGA
- a CDS encoding DinB family protein encodes MLESQRERVPLNDDGEQDTALAFLSFARSCVLKKVGGLDDEQLRRRLVVSDTTLLGLVQHLTDAERYWFGYTVGGDKQHADVDFTMIVPADRPADQVIADYRTAIAESDAHLRAVGGLGTRTAHPVGDEHRTVRWVVAHMTGETVRHAGHADILRELIDGVTGR; translated from the coding sequence ATGCTCGAATCCCAACGCGAACGTGTCCCGCTCAACGACGACGGCGAGCAGGACACCGCCCTGGCCTTCCTGTCCTTCGCCCGCTCGTGCGTCCTGAAGAAGGTCGGCGGTCTGGACGACGAGCAGCTGCGCCGCCGCCTGGTCGTCTCCGACACGACGCTGCTCGGCCTGGTCCAGCACCTGACCGACGCCGAACGCTACTGGTTCGGCTACACGGTCGGCGGCGACAAGCAGCACGCCGACGTGGACTTCACCATGATCGTGCCGGCGGACCGCCCCGCCGACCAGGTCATCGCCGACTATCGCACCGCGATCGCCGAGTCCGACGCCCACCTTCGGGCCGTCGGTGGCCTCGGCACACGCACCGCCCACCCGGTCGGCGACGAACACCGCACGGTCCGCTGGGTCGTCGCCCACATGACCGGCGAGACCGTGCGCCACGCCGGCCACGCCGACATCCTCCGCGAACTGATCGACGGCGTCACCGGACGCTGA